CGACAGTTGCTGCTTGTTTAAATGCCTTGTGTTACTTAAGCATGTATCATAATTTGTTTGATTCACCAATCTTTTTCCAGGAAAGATCATGTATAATGTTGCGGTTTGCCGAATTGCTTGAGAAGCACAGTGATGAACTTGCAGCACTTGAAACTTGGGATAATGGAAAGCCTTATGAACAAGCTGCAAATGAAGAAATACCGATGCTCATACGGCTTTTCAGATACTATGCTGgttaagaaaaattaaaaaatggctTTATGTTTCCTGTTGACAGTTTAATAACCACTTATTGTATATCCAGTGACGTTTTTGAATCACCTGAATGCTTTTCTAAGTTTTCTGCTTACATTCTTTTTTCAGGTTGGGCTGATAAAATTCATGGCCTTACAGCTCCTGCTGACAGTTTGCACCATGTTCAGACCTTGCATGAACCGATTGGTGTTGCAGGGCAGATAATACCTTGGAATTTTCCACTACTAATGTTCGCTTGGAAAGTTGGCCCTGCACTTGCTTGCGGTAACACGGTTGTATTAAAACCTGCAGAACAGACACCACTCTCTGCCTTGTATGTGTCAAAATTATTCCATGAGGTATGTACCTGACTGGCAGGGGCGATTCAATAGAATTTGTGGCTTAACGCCAAATTCTCCACTTGAAGCGTTATTTGTGCTTGACTCCATCTAACAGGTTGGACTTCCCCCTGGAGTCTTGAATGTTATTCCTGGATTCGGTAGTGTAGGTGCAGCTCTTGCCAGTCATATGGATGTCGATAAGGTATTTTCTGAGCTTTGCCTTTAGTTCCGGAAATTACACAAAGGACTTATGCCTATAATATACTACTAACAGATTTCCAATTAGGAAGCTACAGAATAAAAGTCTTGTGTTTCTTGTGATAAACCTACAtgacaatcttttttttttttttcaattttatttactTATCTGTGATGCCTAAATGCAATGTATCTCTACATCACTCAATTTGGTGTCTACAGCTTGCTTTTACAGGATCCACAGAAACTGGTAAGTCTGTACTAAGTGCAGCTGCAGAGAGCAACCTAAAGCCAGTGACATTGGAGCTCGGAGGAAAATCTCCTTTCATCATTTGTGAAGATGCAGACATTGATAAAGCTGTTGAGTTGGCTCATTCTGCCGTTTTCTTTAATCAGGTAGCAAAGTTTTCCACCCTCGAAAAATTGCAACCTCTGGTGCTTGCTCAGGAATGAAAATAATTTTCAAGTATCTGCAGGGACAATGTTGCTGTGCTGGATCACGGACATTTGTACATGAAAGAGTATACGATGAATTTGTGGAGAAAGCCAAGGCCCGAGCTTTAAAACGTGTAGTTGGAGACCCTTTCAAGAAGGGAGTTGAACAAGGTCCCCAGGTACAATTCTTCTTGAAATTGTAGCAAAGGAAAATAGTAATTGCTGACTTCAATTTACATCTGCAAAGTAATTGTACCCAGTGGTGGAGCCCCCTACGTCTAAGGGTAGTAAATTGACACCTCTTCTTCGGAAAATTATACTTCATCAATAGGTCAACTTATGGTGAATTCCCTTGGTTTTTTCATGTGTtcacttctttatattttgaattctcTTAGTGAAATCTTGGATCCACCGATTGTAACATGACTTTTGTGTGTGTCAATAGATTGATAACGAGCAATTTGAGAAGATCCTTAAGTACATAAAGTCTGGTACTGAAAGCGGGGCTACTCTCGAGTCTGGAGGGGAAAAATTGGGTTCCAAAGGATTCTATGTCCAACCTACTGTCTTCTCAAATGTCGAGGTACAACTACCATTGTCCATAGGATATATCCATACGTAAGGTGAAAAAAACGAATACGGTAATGATGACATTATTTTTCATCTATTTAGGATACCATGCTGATTGCCAAAGATGAGATATTTGGACCAGTGCAGTCCCTCTTGAAATTCAAGTGAGATTACATTTTATATTTTACGTTAATTTTCTACCTGTGCTTGTATTTCGGTTATTTCTGAACCTGACCTTGAAACAAATAGGGATGTTGAAGAGGTCATTCGAAGGGCAAACTCGTCACATTATGGATTGGCCGCGGGTGTTTTTACACAGAACATAGATGCGGCAAACAGAATATCTCGAGCCCTTCGAGTAGGGACAGTGTGGGTTAACTGCTTTAACATCTTTGATGCTGCCATTCCTTTTGGTGGTTATAAGATGAGTGGACATGGAAGAGAAAAGGGAGTCTACAGCCTTAATAACTACTTGCAAGTCAAAGCTGTTGTTACCCCTCTGAAGAATCCAGCATGGCTGTAGTTTTTTTCCCCTTGTTTGTGATGATGCttttgatgtgtgtgtgtgtatatatatatatatatataatattttgtgtgtgttTTTTTGTGTATACTTTTGCTGACTTGATACAACATgctatattgttttttttttgttgcttggTTCTGTGCTGGCCCTGGAACAATATTACAACAGGCATACACTTGAATAATAGCCAGCTTTTCCTTTCCTTGTCAATTGTCTATGCTAATAGAATGCTATTTTGCCATTCATTTTGACTTCTATATTGCGTCTCATTCATCTCATGATTGGCTCATAATACTCAAGACAAAAACACAAGAATGACAATAGAACTTCGATACACTGACAATATAATAAAATTGTATATTATCAAGCCATTTGAAATATAACTACCGAATAATTTTCTGTAACAAGTTATTCTGAAATATAAAATAGGCAACTTGCTATAACATGCTAAAATACATTCATACTTAATAATTACtactagtatgtatatatatatatatatatatatatatatataagtaaatcCTTTAGAAAGTAACCTTTTTATGTACAAAATGATATAGAGTTTCCTCCGATATATAATTTTACATCTATCCTTTAGAATTTGCCAATTCTAATTCTTTTAATGAATACATGTGTGTACAAGTGATAAGATACTATGGCCCAAAGAAATGATTGAAGGTACGTTAGTAGCCATCGGCGTCGGGAAGTCAACGCTCTCCTAAGAGGATTTTTCGTGTTTGTTCTTTTTTGTAATAAATACGTTGTTTATAAACGAAATATTGACAATATTAGAACAAATTTAACTCAAATTTGAATTCGCCCAAATTCATCATTATTCATCTTGCTACCCTTTTCCACATAGCTCACAACTCAGTACAATATAATTGTGTAATCCGATGTTTAAATCAAATGTATCACAGTAAAAAAAGAACGAACTTCACTCTCCGCACACCACaacttttcattaaaaaaaactgTAAGTAATAACATAAAATCTGTTTCCAATTCTAGCTAGTTGTAGATTCTTAGCGAAGCACCAGTTTTGTCCGAGTTTTGGACACCCACGACTGAACATATGATGCGTGATCAATATAATATGGGGCTCAACATCGGATACACCAAGAATTATAAAGATAAGCCTGGCTTTGACAATGGGCGAAGAAAATGGACCTTGGACCTAATTGGCCTCTCAATCAACATGGGACACTTAAAACGTACCAAATGGACTTTTGTATAGGTCGGTCGACTAATTAGAACAGCCCCTTAGAACATTAGCGCTAGCCCTGCAAATTGGACAAAAGGGGGACTTCAAGAGCCACAAGTCTATGCATTCAGCATGAAAACTATGGTTGCATTGAGGCAATGGTCTGCACTTATCACCCACCTTGAGATTATCCAAACAAATTGCACAGTCCACTGAACTACTACTACCCTTCTCTTTGGCTTGAAAATCAAAGCAAGGAAGCTTTTCTATATCCTCTTGGGACATGCTGTTGCTCCCAAAATTGCCTCTCTCTCCCATATTAATGTTGTCGGTTCTTCCTCTGAAATCCCTCAATACTACACAGATATGAATCAGGACTAGAACTCCGACAAAAACAAGTAGCAATATCATTGATATCACTATTGCCATGACTATTACCCGTGTAAACCGCGTGGCAATGCCCAGTTCATGGTTCTTCATTTTAAGTTAAAACCTTTGGAGAAACTCGATGTTCTATATAGGATGGGAAAAATTAATAAAGTACGTCTCGAAGGATGAAATGAAGAATCAAGATGAGAGATTTACGTACACACTAGCTTCGATCCTTAGGTCCAAGAGAAATGGATTGGGAGCAAAAGATGCTAGGATTGCAATTACCAATGGTCATCTTCTGCTTCATCTTATGCTTTCTTTctatttccttctttttttaaggattgaGATGAACTTCCACATAAAATATACTACTATACATTAGTCTTATTCACCTAAATTAATTTCGGACGGCATAG
Above is a genomic segment from Lycium barbarum isolate Lr01 chromosome 12, ASM1917538v2, whole genome shotgun sequence containing:
- the LOC132624156 gene encoding benzaldehyde dehydrogenase, mitochondrial-like, which encodes MAMATQRLFSLLHSSSLRSSSKYPKYWKNGVKRFCSSAMVHEEPITPPVDVKYNQLLINGQFVDAASGKTFPTFDPRTGETITMVAQADTEDVNRAVSAARKAFDEGPWPKMTAYERSCIMLRFAELLEKHSDELAALETWDNGKPYEQAANEEIPMLIRLFRYYAGWADKIHGLTAPADSLHHVQTLHEPIGVAGQIIPWNFPLLMFAWKVGPALACGNTVVLKPAEQTPLSALYVSKLFHEVGLPPGVLNVIPGFGSVGAALASHMDVDKLAFTGSTETGKSVLSAAAESNLKPVTLELGGKSPFIICEDADIDKAVELAHSAVFFNQGQCCCAGSRTFVHERVYDEFVEKAKARALKRVVGDPFKKGVEQGPQIDNEQFEKILKYIKSGTESGATLESGGEKLGSKGFYVQPTVFSNVEDTMLIAKDEIFGPVQSLLKFKDVEEVIRRANSSHYGLAAGVFTQNIDAANRISRALRVGTVWVNCFNIFDAAIPFGGYKMSGHGREKGVYSLNNYLQVKAVVTPLKNPAWL